CCCGCATCTTCATGGCGCAAGGGGCGATCATCGGCGTTTTCGGCACCACGGTGGGCTGCCTGCTCGGGCTGGGACTGTGCTGGTGGCTCGATGCCTATCACATCGTGAAGCTGCCGGTGGAGGTCTATTACATTCCTTACGTCCCGTTCAAGGTGCGTGCCGCGGACGTCGCGGTGGTCTGCGCCGTGTCGCTGCTGGCTTCCTTCCTGGCGACCCTCTACCCGTCGCGGCAGGCGGGCCGCCTCGATCCGGTCGAAGCGCTGCGCTATGAGTGAGCCGATCCTGCAGGTCCGGGAGCTGACCAAGAGCTTTCCTTCCGGCGGCCGGCGTCTCGAGGTGCTGCGGGGCGTATCGCTGCAGGTGGAGGCTGGCGAGATGGTGGCCATCGTGGGCGAATCGGGAGCGGGCAAGAGCACGCTGCTGCACCTGCTGGGCGGACTGGATCGTCCCGACTCGGGGACCATCCGGGTGGCCGGACGGGACATGGCCGCTCTCGGAGAGCACGAGCGGGCGCTGCTCAGGAACCGTGAAGTGGGTTACGTCTTCCAGTTCCATCACCTGCTTCCCGAGTTCACGGCGGAGGAGAATGTCATGATGCCGTGCCTGATCCGCCGCGCCGGCCGCGAGGAGGCACGCCTGGCGGCCCGTCGGCTCCTGGAAGAGCTCGGACTGAAGGAGCGCCTCGGGCACCGTCCCTCGGAGCTTTCCGGAGGCGAGCAGCAACGCGTGGCGCTGGCGCGCGCGCTGGTGACCGGACCCGCGATGCTCCTCGCCGACGAGCCAACCGGCAATCTGGATTTCCAATCGAGCGAGATTGTCTTCTCCCTGATCCAGGAGGCGGCCTCCCGCCGCGCCGCCGCCACCGTCCTGGTGACCCACAGCGAGCGGCTGGCGCAGCGCTGCCATCGCGTCTGCGTCCTCGAGGAAGGGGCGCTGCGCGACCTGTCGGGCAGCCGGTACAAATTCG
This genomic stretch from Candidatus Polarisedimenticolia bacterium harbors:
- a CDS encoding ABC transporter ATP-binding protein: MSEPILQVRELTKSFPSGGRRLEVLRGVSLQVEAGEMVAIVGESGAGKSTLLHLLGGLDRPDSGTIRVAGRDMAALGEHERALLRNREVGYVFQFHHLLPEFTAEENVMMPCLIRRAGREEARLAARRLLEELGLKERLGHRPSELSGGEQQRVALARALVTGPAMLLADEPTGNLDFQSSEIVFSLIQEAASRRAAATVLVTHSERLAQRCHRVCVLEEGALRDLSGSRYKFGWGSPAGKL